A genomic stretch from Microbacterium proteolyticum includes:
- a CDS encoding cystathionine gamma-synthase has protein sequence MSTHDAARGFDSLAVHAGQAPDETTGAVIPPIHVSTTYAQDGIGGLRNGYEYGRSGNPTRTALETQIAALEGGVRALSFSSGLAGEDALLRAALVPGDEVLLGNDVYGGTYRLLARVLGPWGVKLRVVDMSDLDAVTAAIEQRAPKMVWVETPSNPMLRITDIAGLARLGHAAGAIVVVDNTFASPALQRPIALGADVVVHSATKYLGGHSDVVGGALAFADADLAEKTQFLQFAAGAVSGPFDAYLTTRGIKTLGIRMERHSSNAQAVAEHLAGHGRVAKVYYPGLAAHPGHELAARQMSGFGGIVSLELADAAAARRFAESTRLFTLAESLGGVESLVNYPDAMTHASVRGTELAVPDTIVRLSVGIESVDDLVADVDEALAAL, from the coding sequence ATGAGCACCCACGACGCCGCACGCGGCTTCGACAGCCTCGCCGTACACGCAGGTCAAGCGCCCGACGAGACCACCGGAGCGGTCATCCCGCCCATCCACGTCTCGACCACCTACGCGCAGGACGGCATCGGCGGCCTGCGGAACGGCTACGAGTACGGCCGCAGCGGCAACCCGACCCGCACGGCGCTGGAGACGCAGATCGCCGCGCTGGAGGGGGGCGTGCGCGCGCTGTCGTTCTCGTCCGGTCTCGCCGGCGAGGACGCGCTGCTGCGTGCAGCCCTCGTGCCGGGCGACGAGGTGCTGCTCGGCAACGACGTCTACGGCGGCACCTACCGTCTGCTCGCCCGCGTGCTCGGCCCGTGGGGCGTGAAGCTGCGCGTGGTCGACATGAGCGACCTGGATGCCGTGACCGCGGCCATCGAGCAGCGCGCGCCGAAGATGGTGTGGGTCGAGACGCCCAGCAACCCGATGCTCCGCATCACCGACATCGCCGGTCTCGCCCGCCTGGGACACGCCGCCGGGGCGATCGTGGTCGTCGACAACACCTTCGCGTCGCCGGCCCTGCAGCGTCCGATCGCGCTCGGCGCCGACGTCGTCGTGCACTCGGCGACCAAGTACCTGGGTGGCCACAGCGACGTCGTGGGCGGGGCGCTCGCCTTCGCCGACGCCGACCTCGCCGAGAAGACGCAGTTCCTGCAGTTCGCGGCGGGTGCCGTGTCGGGTCCGTTCGACGCGTACCTGACAACGCGCGGCATCAAGACCCTCGGCATCCGCATGGAGCGTCACAGCTCGAACGCGCAGGCCGTCGCCGAGCACCTCGCCGGTCACGGTCGAGTGGCGAAGGTCTATTACCCGGGTCTCGCCGCGCACCCCGGACACGAGCTGGCGGCGCGACAGATGAGCGGCTTCGGCGGCATCGTGTCGCTCGAGCTCGCCGACGCCGCCGCCGCCCGCCGCTTCGCGGAGTCGACGCGCCTGTTCACCCTGGCGGAATCGCTCGGCGGGGTGGAGTCGCTCGTGAACTACCCGGATGCCATGACCCACGCATCCGTCCGCGGCACGGAACTCGCGGTGCCCGACACGATCGTGCGCCTGTCGGTCGGCATCGAATCGGTGGACGATCTGGTCGCCGACGTCGACGAGGCGCTCGCCGCGCTCTGA
- a CDS encoding TFIIB-type zinc ribbon-containing protein: protein MSYATPFADEAQPICPACGITMHPLFDEGVPADECRECGFQLEWPEADAARVGDDDERDTRWD from the coding sequence ATGAGCTACGCCACCCCCTTCGCCGACGAGGCGCAACCGATCTGTCCGGCCTGCGGCATCACCATGCACCCGCTGTTCGATGAGGGTGTTCCGGCCGACGAGTGCCGCGAGTGCGGTTTCCAGCTCGAGTGGCCGGAAGCGGATGCCGCGCGCGTCGGGGACGACGACGAACGGGACACGCGCTGGGACTGA
- a CDS encoding pyridoxal-phosphate dependent enzyme produces MRYAQSVADLVGNTPLVRLTRVTDGIAATVLAKIEYFNPGGSAKDRIAANIVDAAERDGLLRPGGVIVEPTSGNTGVGLALVAQQRGYRCVFVVPDKVAEDKRAVLRAYGAEVVVTPTNVEPDDPNSYYSVSDRLVREIPGAFKPNQYANPNGPRSHYETTGPEVWRDTEGRLTHFVAGVGTGGTITGTGRYLREVAGDAVRIVGADPVGSIYSGDDIHGYDVEGVGEDFWPPAFDPSLVDGYERVSDAESFAMTRRLAREEGLLVGGSSGMAVVAALRVARDLPADAVVVVVLPDHGRGYLSKIFDDDWMTERGYDVAPVASVIPPNPQEHSA; encoded by the coding sequence GTGCGTTACGCCCAGAGCGTGGCCGACCTCGTCGGCAATACCCCCCTCGTCCGTCTGACCCGCGTGACCGACGGCATCGCCGCCACCGTGCTCGCGAAGATCGAATATTTCAACCCCGGCGGCTCGGCGAAAGACCGCATCGCGGCCAACATCGTGGACGCCGCCGAGCGTGACGGCCTGCTCCGCCCCGGCGGTGTCATCGTCGAGCCCACGAGCGGCAACACCGGAGTGGGTCTGGCGCTCGTCGCCCAGCAGCGCGGGTATCGATGCGTCTTCGTCGTCCCCGACAAGGTCGCGGAGGACAAGCGCGCGGTGCTGCGGGCATACGGTGCCGAGGTCGTGGTGACCCCCACGAACGTCGAGCCCGACGACCCGAACTCGTACTACAGCGTGTCCGACCGGCTCGTGCGGGAGATCCCCGGAGCGTTCAAGCCGAACCAGTACGCCAACCCCAACGGTCCGCGCAGCCACTACGAGACCACCGGTCCCGAGGTGTGGCGCGACACCGAGGGACGCCTCACGCACTTCGTCGCGGGCGTCGGCACGGGCGGCACGATCACCGGCACCGGCCGGTACCTGCGCGAAGTCGCGGGGGACGCGGTGCGCATCGTCGGCGCCGACCCGGTCGGGTCGATCTACTCCGGCGACGACATCCACGGCTACGACGTCGAGGGCGTCGGCGAGGACTTCTGGCCGCCGGCCTTCGATCCCTCGCTCGTCGACGGGTACGAGCGCGTCTCGGATGCCGAGTCGTTCGCGATGACGCGCCGCCTCGCCCGCGAGGAAGGTCTCCTCGTCGGCGGTTCCAGCGGCATGGCCGTCGTCGCGGCTCTCCGCGTCGCCCGCGACCTGCCCGCGGACGCGGTGGTCGTCGTCGTGCTGCCCGACCACGGCCGCGGCTATCTCAGCAAGATCTTCGACGACGACTGGATGACCGAGCGCGGCTACGACGTTGCACCCGTGGCATCCGTCATCCCCCCGAACCCCCAGGAGCACTCCGCATGA
- a CDS encoding RNA polymerase sigma factor, giving the protein MPSLSSATDAFLASRAADGDQLAFGVLVRRHAPFLVAFATRLTGSRADADDCVQEALITAWRRLPDLTDPEKVRSWLTTIVSRKATDRMRARKISEQIDEQMVSAKDDPERSVVASSQMDALKKVLGELPEELRVVWVLREVGGHSYDEIAVEVGETAATVRGRLARARKTVLERMQEWR; this is encoded by the coding sequence ATGCCCTCTTTGTCCTCCGCCACCGACGCGTTCCTCGCGTCGCGGGCGGCCGACGGCGATCAGCTGGCCTTCGGGGTGCTCGTGCGCCGACACGCCCCCTTCCTCGTCGCCTTCGCGACGCGGCTCACCGGATCGCGCGCCGACGCCGACGACTGCGTCCAAGAGGCCCTCATCACGGCCTGGCGGCGCCTGCCCGACCTGACCGACCCGGAGAAGGTGCGCAGCTGGCTCACCACGATCGTCTCCCGCAAGGCCACCGATCGGATGCGAGCCCGCAAGATCTCGGAGCAGATCGACGAGCAGATGGTCTCGGCGAAAGACGACCCCGAGCGTTCGGTTGTGGCATCGTCGCAGATGGACGCCCTGAAGAAGGTCCTCGGCGAGCTTCCCGAAGAGCTGCGTGTCGTCTGGGTGCTGCGCGAAGTCGGCGGACACAGCTACGACGAGATCGCCGTCGAGGTCGGGGAGACCGCGGCCACCGTGCGGGGGCGGCTCGCCCGTGCCCGGAAGACCGTGTTGGAACGCATGCAGGAGTGGAGGTGA
- a CDS encoding Asp23/Gls24 family envelope stress response protein has protein sequence MSAHSDDVGGSGYSLEDLSAYLDRGRIPRVPAIERNAECQAVLASMERMGRLSRELVEEQAAEPLAESWYDGIMRQVMREFRAGRDIPLARTDDGTEIVVTEGALYELIRTVGDGVDGLLVGRVRLNQPEPDAPLEVRVTVSVRFGRAMTAAVDEMRHGIRAAIEHHGDLKVGRVDVTVGDVHMDEGENE, from the coding sequence ATGAGCGCGCACAGCGATGACGTCGGGGGCTCGGGGTACTCCCTCGAGGACCTCTCCGCCTACCTCGACCGCGGGCGGATCCCCCGCGTCCCCGCCATCGAACGCAACGCGGAATGCCAGGCCGTCCTGGCATCCATGGAGCGGATGGGCCGCCTGTCACGCGAGCTCGTCGAGGAGCAGGCAGCAGAGCCCCTCGCCGAGTCCTGGTACGACGGCATCATGCGGCAGGTGATGCGCGAGTTCCGCGCCGGCCGCGACATCCCGCTCGCCCGCACAGACGACGGCACCGAGATCGTCGTCACCGAGGGGGCACTGTACGAGCTCATCCGCACCGTGGGAGACGGCGTCGACGGCTTGCTGGTCGGCCGCGTGCGGTTGAACCAGCCCGAGCCCGACGCACCGCTCGAGGTGCGCGTCACGGTGAGCGTGCGCTTCGGTCGCGCCATGACCGCCGCGGTCGACGAGATGCGTCACGGCATCCGCGCCGCCATCGAGCACCACGGCGACCTCAAGGTGGGGCGCGTCGACGTCACCGTCGGCGATGTGCACATGGACGAGGGAGAGAACGAATGA
- a CDS encoding dihydrolipoyl dehydrogenase family protein: MSDADSYDIAVIGAGPAGTAAALRAAELGASVVVLEAGRVGGTCVNTGCVPTRVLAKAARLMRETRSADDYGIVVDEPRVDWSAVVSRVHERVDAVRSIKREAERFAAAGIDLIHEGRARFADDHTLVLDSGRRVRAESILVCVGGHSRRLPIPGAELATVPEDVLSLTDLPRRVAVIGAGNTGAQLVTVFRSFGSEVTLLDVAPRVLMASDARISTVIAESFVHHGIDVHTGIETVERLDEHDGAIRLTWREGGDARIVDVDVVIMATGWPADVDDLGLERAGVEVERSAIPVDRYFRTIVPHILAVGDANGRDMLVQAAQFEGEAAAENAVLGANRRTPHHLLPAGGFTDPDYAGVGLTEEQARDRDPSCVVATVQFADLDRAVIDDRESGFLMLIADRRRELVLGAHAVGENAVEVIQSVTTAMAAGIDVATLAGVRFAYPTYSAVIGNAARALLHADAPALLE, translated from the coding sequence GTGAGCGACGCGGACAGCTACGACATCGCCGTGATCGGCGCCGGACCGGCCGGCACGGCCGCAGCCCTCCGGGCGGCCGAGCTGGGCGCCTCAGTCGTCGTGCTCGAAGCGGGCCGGGTGGGCGGCACGTGCGTGAACACGGGGTGCGTGCCCACGCGGGTGCTGGCCAAGGCCGCGCGGCTCATGCGCGAGACGCGCTCGGCCGATGACTACGGGATCGTCGTCGATGAGCCGCGGGTCGACTGGTCGGCGGTGGTCTCACGCGTCCACGAGCGGGTGGATGCCGTGCGGTCGATCAAGCGGGAAGCGGAGCGTTTCGCCGCCGCGGGGATCGACCTGATCCACGAGGGGCGCGCGCGGTTCGCCGACGACCACACGCTCGTTCTCGACAGCGGCCGACGCGTGCGCGCGGAATCCATCCTGGTGTGCGTGGGCGGGCACTCCCGGCGCCTCCCGATCCCGGGCGCCGAGCTCGCCACCGTCCCCGAGGACGTCCTCTCGCTGACCGACCTCCCCCGCCGAGTGGCGGTGATCGGCGCCGGCAACACCGGCGCGCAGCTCGTCACCGTTTTCCGCTCCTTCGGGTCGGAGGTCACGCTGCTCGACGTGGCGCCGCGCGTGCTGATGGCATCCGATGCCCGCATCTCGACCGTGATCGCCGAGTCGTTCGTCCACCATGGCATCGACGTTCACACGGGAATCGAGACGGTCGAGCGCCTCGACGAACACGACGGCGCGATCCGCCTGACCTGGCGGGAGGGCGGCGACGCGCGCATCGTCGACGTCGACGTGGTCATCATGGCCACCGGCTGGCCCGCCGATGTCGACGACCTCGGGCTCGAGCGCGCCGGCGTCGAGGTGGAACGATCCGCGATCCCCGTCGACCGGTACTTCCGCACGATCGTGCCGCACATCCTCGCCGTCGGAGATGCGAACGGCCGCGACATGCTCGTGCAGGCCGCGCAGTTCGAGGGCGAGGCGGCGGCGGAGAACGCCGTGCTCGGCGCGAATCGCCGCACCCCCCATCACCTCCTGCCCGCCGGCGGGTTCACCGACCCCGATTACGCCGGTGTCGGACTCACCGAGGAGCAGGCCCGCGACCGCGACCCGTCCTGCGTCGTCGCCACCGTTCAGTTCGCCGACCTCGACCGCGCGGTGATCGACGACCGCGAGAGCGGGTTCCTCATGCTCATCGCCGACCGTCGTCGCGAGCTCGTCCTCGGAGCACACGCGGTGGGCGAGAACGCCGTGGAGGTGATCCAATCGGTCACGACGGCGATGGCGGCGGGGATCGATGTCGCCACTCTCGCCGGAGTGCGCTTCGCGTACCCCACCTACAGCGCCGTCATCGGTAATGCCGCGCGAGCATTGCTGCACGCGGATGCCCCCGCCCTGCTGGAGTGA
- a CDS encoding NAD-dependent epimerase/dehydratase family protein, with protein sequence MRIALTGSSGKLGTVVARELRAAGHDVIGLDIHGERGPGFVQVDLTDYGQVIDALAGVNDQHTGFDAVVHLGAIPAPGIRSDIATFHNNMTSTFNVFWAAVRLGIRRIVYASSETVLGLPFDVPPPYIPVDEEYAPRPESVYSLVKTLEENLATELVRWHPDLSITALRFSNVMVPDDYAEFPFDADARTRKWNLWGYIDARDGAQAVERALDTAPAGFDTFIIAAADTVMTRSNADLVAEVFPGVETRGELGENTTLLSIDKARRVLGFDPQHSWRDER encoded by the coding sequence ATGCGCATCGCCCTCACCGGCTCGTCCGGCAAACTCGGCACCGTCGTCGCCCGCGAACTGCGCGCCGCCGGACACGACGTCATCGGACTCGACATCCACGGCGAGCGCGGGCCGGGATTCGTCCAGGTCGATCTCACCGACTACGGACAGGTGATCGACGCCCTCGCGGGTGTGAACGACCAGCACACGGGCTTCGACGCCGTCGTGCACCTGGGCGCGATCCCCGCCCCGGGCATCCGCTCCGACATCGCGACGTTCCACAACAACATGACGAGCACGTTCAACGTGTTCTGGGCGGCCGTCCGCCTCGGCATCCGCCGGATCGTCTACGCCTCCAGCGAGACGGTCCTCGGACTCCCCTTCGACGTTCCGCCGCCGTACATCCCCGTCGACGAGGAGTACGCTCCCCGACCCGAGTCCGTCTATTCCCTGGTGAAGACGCTCGAGGAGAACCTCGCGACCGAACTCGTGCGGTGGCATCCCGATCTGTCGATCACGGCCCTGCGCTTCTCAAACGTCATGGTGCCCGACGACTACGCGGAGTTCCCGTTCGACGCCGATGCGCGCACGCGCAAGTGGAACCTGTGGGGCTACATCGACGCCCGCGACGGCGCCCAGGCGGTCGAGCGTGCCCTCGACACCGCACCGGCGGGCTTCGACACGTTCATCATCGCCGCCGCCGACACCGTCATGACCCGCTCGAATGCCGACCTCGTCGCCGAGGTCTTCCCCGGCGTCGAGACCCGCGGCGAGCTGGGCGAGAACACGACGCTGCTGTCGATCGACAAGGCGCGGCGCGTGCTCGGTTTCGACCCGCAGCACTCGTGGCGCGACGAGCGCTGA
- a CDS encoding RNA polymerase sigma factor has translation MSDESEFVALFRLHYNAVLRFIERRVSDREVAADLAMDCFEIAWRKRDPRDPFGLPWLYRTARNLIGNEYRRREREGALWTHIEDHVRALSHEAEPEMAERLLEMVRALPERDREVLWLTYWEDLSAADVSVVLGMSEGAVWTRLNRLRARLRPLLQRTESAAEEVRDDRR, from the coding sequence GTGAGCGACGAATCGGAATTCGTGGCGCTCTTCCGCCTGCACTACAACGCCGTTCTCCGGTTCATCGAACGGCGCGTCTCCGATCGCGAGGTGGCCGCGGACCTCGCGATGGACTGCTTCGAAATCGCCTGGCGCAAGCGGGATCCGCGGGATCCGTTCGGACTGCCCTGGCTCTACCGCACAGCGCGGAATCTGATCGGCAACGAGTACCGACGACGTGAACGGGAGGGGGCCCTGTGGACGCACATCGAGGACCACGTGCGCGCCCTGTCGCACGAAGCGGAACCGGAGATGGCCGAACGCCTGCTGGAGATGGTCCGCGCGCTGCCCGAGCGCGATCGCGAAGTTCTCTGGCTCACCTATTGGGAGGACCTGTCCGCCGCCGACGTCTCCGTGGTGCTGGGAATGAGCGAGGGCGCGGTGTGGACGAGGTTGAACCGCCTGCGCGCCCGACTGCGCCCCCTGCTGCAGCGCACGGAGTCCGCCGCGGAGGAGGTGCGCGATGACCGACGATGA